TTCTGTCATACAACCTTTCTTgagccttttctttttacgatGGTACGGCGGACGACGCAGTTTaaagttttctttttaaagtaGAAGCAGAAGCGTGCAGGAGGTTGCTTTGCCGCTAGCATTCCGCAACAAGCTAACTAAAGATTCGAGCAGCTCACTTTCAGTTTGTACGCTTGTGCGTGTTCCTACTAGAGCAAACAAGCAAGACCGGAAGGAGTAAAATGAGATCTGGGAGGAAGGCTGGTATGCGCATAAGCGCGAAGGACGCTGAAGTTATGGGGATCGAGGTGCAACCATATCACGTCATTATTGGAACCGCAGCCTTCGTTGTCTGCGTTTTGCTGCTCCATTTCTATGGCAAGCTCAGCTCCATTAGTGCTTAACACACTGCGTCTCTGCCTCGGTGCTATGCTAGGAGACTTTCTGCGTGTCACTGCTAGCAAATGaggttattttgtttgccttcTATTTTTCGTCCTTCGGTCGGTTTGTGCGTTGTCGCATCCGTTGCTTCGGGTACAGACCCTATTTGCCGCGCCGATGGGGGAATGAAGGTAGAGGGGATATACGTGGGGAGGGGACAGTGGTTCTGAACAAAACTTCAGGGTAAATTAAGAACAGCGTCAAAATGCtttaatatatttgttaACATGGCAATGTGCTTCTTCCGCGTTCTCTTCCATTCGTTTTGAACGGAAGACAGAGAAATATTGAGTGTGGCAATACTAATGAAAGGGGCGGCTTTGCAGACTTCTTCGTTACGACGCGCCGGTGTCTGTTAGGTGCATGCAAACTTGGCTAAGCGCGTAGTTTCGGGAACCACGAGTCGTGCGTAGGTGTGATTGTGCGTACATTTCCCCGTTTGTGTTTTCAAGTGTGTTCACAAAACGGACGCTGGCCCCGCAGTCGTGTACAGGAGGAAGagcctcctttttttaaaagaaaagaatgggaaagaagagaatggCGTCCGGTGTCTGCAAGGGTCGCAAGGTCCGCGAGCAACGGTCAAAACAATCGATGTGAAAGGGGAggtggaaaagagaagatttgaaaagaggaaaggtaAAAAGGGTTAGGGTAAAAAGAGTCCGTGATTGTGCTCCTTTCGCTTTCGTACTGGTTACATTAGGTATCCTACGCAGCTTTCAACCTCACACAGCACTTTTGGGATGGCGTCATACTGACATGCGTTAGTGCGGCGTCGGCATCAACTCACGCTTATCTATCTAATGGTATGCCCGTGAAACCGCACTTCTATACTACATGTTTGTTGTTCGCAATAGTGCTGGAGGTGCTAGAATACCTGTTAGCAATAGGAAGTTGTGAGTTTTGAAGCACATTTAGTGCGCAAGAAGGGGGGAGCAATACTCGCTCTTGCCTTTTCACTATAGGCATACCAGCGTGCCACCATAATAGAGGCCCAGAGCAAACGTATTCATAACGCACTTGACCACGGTGGACGGAGTCACCAGACTGGTGCCGCTGAGTTACGGCGAACGTGCGAATCATTGAGGTGAGTGGGAGGCTCTGCGAAGCCAAAAATActctcttccctctcccccctttttttaaaagagggAGGCCATCCGACACGTAGGCAGTCTTGACCACAAGCAACTGCACCTAAGTtgcttttaccttttttttcttgtggagCCCATGGCGTCAAACCAACAGGACGCCAATATCGGTGTTGTGGACAGACAAACGGAGCCGAAGCGTCGAAGGCGCTCCAGCGGAACAGCGTTCAGTAGCATGGAGCTTCACAGGCGCTTCGAAGAGCATGTGGCTAAAGCGCAGCAACTCTTTTTACAGGGCAATAAGGATGGCGCAGAGCAGGAGGCAACGCTAGCGCTGCGTATTCACCCTACAGATCACCTATTCGCACTCCTTGCTGTCATAGCAGAGTCCAAAGGACAGTTCAACCGCGCAAGCGACTTGCGTCTGCTCCAGGCATTCATGGCAAATGATGCAGTGCTGTGGGAGGAGCTGCTCCATGAGTTCATGCAGGAGCGATTGTATTACAAGTCAGCGGTGTGTTTGCATCGACTAGCAGTCCTGGAGACAAGGGACAAGGTGCGCTACCGGACTCTGCAGTTGCAGTTGGCGGATCTATACATCGGGTTGGGAGAGTTCAAACGTGCTGCCCACATATTGATTTCTTTGTGGAATGGAAGCAGGTGCCGTGACTTTGAGGTATTTGCAATGCTgtcgtctcttttttttcaactgGGGAGGTGGAATTCCCTGCATCGCCTTATTGAATCAAGTCTTAAGAGTACTTTCCGCCCTGTAGTGTGCACGATGGAAGGTGGTGAAAAGCCACCCGATGCTCCGTCCTCACGCCTCGGCAGGGAGCCTTCGACCGTGGAGGgtaaggaagaactgactGCTCCTATGGCCAGGCGAAGGGTGCCCAGGCGTGTCCGTTTTTTTGGTGTCGACGATAACGACGAGTGCGATAATGACACTGACAGTGTTGTGAAGCGAGCGGAGGGGATTCAGCAAGCGGGATCGTTGTCACAACCCACGCCAACGGTGGACAATACTTGTTTGGCTGAAGCTCTGTGTGAGGGAGATGATTTTGATTTCACTAGTGAAGGGTGTGACTCTCAAAGTGTTCATGGCATCCGTTCGGGTGCTTGCGCGACACCCTCAGCAGTAATTCATTCGATGTATGGTGACAGTGTGAAGTTTCGTACGGCgacggacaaaaaaaactttcttaCGCTTGTAAACGTCCATGCTGAACTGTTAAATGAGGAGGGCAATTTTCCTGACACTGTACGACTGGTGGAATTTGCTGCAGGGTGCCTCAATGTGTCCCTGCTGGAGCTTCATCCTGATTTGCTTGTTCGTCTCGGGGTAGCGTACGCTTTTTTGGGGGGAATGGAGCAGCAGTGCCGTGAAGTATTTCACCACCTCGTTGACACCTGTCCGATGGCTGAATATGGCGATGTTCTGTACGACGCTGCCAATGCGCTCCAGCAAGTAGGGTTGCATACGGAGGCACGAATGCTCTTTCAGACAGTCCGCCGTTACCACGAATTTCGTATGAAGGGCAGTAATGGCAACGCTGATGATGGTAACAATCTGGATGATGAAGAGAAGACGGAGGTGAAGACGGTTTTTGTTGCGGCCCTCTTCGCCGAGAGCCAATGTGAAGCTTCGTTGGGAAACATCGAGGTCGCATGCGATAACCTCTGCCGAGTGCTTGAGGTAGACCCTCACCACCTCCAATCCCGTCTGGCTCTGGGTCGGTTGTGCATGTACGACATGAATGACACCGAGCGGGCTATTGAAGTTCTCACCCCACGCGAGAGTGAACCTCCCCTTGAACGTATTCAGCTTGCTGCAGAGCTGGTTCGTGTGTTTGCTCGGTCGAAGAAGTACGTGGAGGCTATCGCGCTCGGCGTCTCCGTGTTTGAGCTCATTATGTCTAGCCAG
This region of Trypanosoma brucei brucei TREU927 chromosome 1, complete sequence genomic DNA includes:
- a CDS encoding hypothetical protein, conserved (GPI-Anchor Signal predicted for Tb927.1.3850 by DGPI v2.04, no cleavage site predicted), translated to MRSGRKAGMRISAKDAEVMGIEVQPYHVIIGTAAFVVCVLLLHFYGKLSSISA